One Drosophila subobscura isolate 14011-0131.10 chromosome U, UCBerk_Dsub_1.0, whole genome shotgun sequence DNA window includes the following coding sequences:
- the LOC117902665 gene encoding probable aconitate hydratase, mitochondrial has product MAARLMSAQAQVCRLGKNVVSEAAMVRQFHASCYSASKVALSKFDSDVFLPYEKLNKRLDVVRSRLNRPLTLSEKVLYSHLDDPVNQDIERGTSYLRLRPDRVAMQDATAQMALLQFISSGLKRVAVPSTVHCDHLIEAQIGGVKDLARAKDLNREVYDFLASTCAKYGLGFWKPGSGIIHQIILENYAFPGLLMIGTDSHTPNGGGLGGLCIGVGGADAVDVMADIPWELKCPKVIGVNLTGKISGWTSPKDVILKVADILTVKGGTGAIIEYHGKGVDSISCTGMATICNMGAEIGATTSLFPFNNRMADYLKCTGRGGIAAEAQKFQSKILTADKNCEYDEVIEINLDTLEPHVNGPFTPDLGHPISKLAENSKKNGYPMDIRVGLIGSCTNSSYEDMGRCASIAKDAMAHGIKSKIPFNVTPGSEQIRATIERDGISEVFDKFGGTVLANACGPCIGQWDRQDVKKGDKNTIVTSYNRNFTGRNDANPATHCFVTSPELVTALSIAGRLDFNPLTDELTGSDGKKFKLKAPFGDELPAKGFDPGQDTYTAPPTTGDKVSVAVDPKSSRLQLLEPFDKWNGSDLTDLTVLIKVKGKCTTDHISAAGPWLKYRGHLDNISNNMFIGATNSENNEMNNIKNQRNGSWGGVPDVARDYKANNVKWVAVGDENYGEGSSREHAALEPRHLGGRAIIVKSFARIHETNLKKQGLLPLTFANAADYDKIQPTSKISLLNLKGLAPGKPVDCEIKNGDKVEKIKLNHTLNDLQIGWFKAGSALNRMKELAAQ; this is encoded by the exons ATGGCTGCGAGACTAATGAGTGCCCAGGCACAG GTGTGCAGGCTGGGCAAAAATGTTGTCAGCGAGGCAGCGATGGTGCGCCAGTTCCATGCCTCCTGCTACTCGGCCTCGAAGGTGGCTCTGTCCAAGTTCGACTCGGACGTCTTTCTGCCCTACGAGAAGCTGAACAAGCGTCTGGATGTGGTGCGCAGTCGCCTCAACCGCCCGCTGACGCTGTCGGAGAAGGTGCTGTACTCGCATTTGGATGATCCCGTCAATCAGGATATTGAGCGTGGTACTTCGTATCTGCGCCTGCGTCCCGATCGTGTGGCCATGCAGGATGCCACCGCCCAGATGGCTCTTCTGCAGTTCATCTCGTCCGGCCTGAAGCGTGTGGCCGTGCCCTCGACCGTGCACTGCGATCATTTGATCGAGGCGCAGATTGGTGGCGTTAAGGATTTGGCCCGTGCCAAGGATCTGAATCGCGAGGTCTACGATTTCCTGGCCTCCACCTGCGCCAAGTATGGCCTGGGCTTCTGGAAGCCAGGCAGCGGCATCATCCATCAGATCATTCTGGAGAATTATGCCTTCCCCGGCCTGCTGATGATCGGCACTGACTCCCACACCCCCAATGGCGGTGGTCTGGGTGGCCTTTGCATCGGTGTGGGCGGTGCTGATGCCGTCGATGTGATGGCCGACATTCCTTGGGAGCTCAAGTGCCCCAAGGTGATTGGTGTCAATCTCACGGGCAAGATCAGCGGCTGGACCTCCCCCAAGGATGTGATCTTGAAGGTGGCCGACATTCTGACCGTCAAGGGCGGCACTGGCGCCATCATTGAGTACCACGGCAAGGGCGTTGACTCCATCTCCTGCACAGGCATGGCAACCATCTGCAACATGGGTGCTGAGATCGGTGCCACCACCTCGCTGTTCCCCTTCAACAACCGCATGGCCGACTATCTGAAATGCACCGGACGTGGAGGCATTGCCGCCGAGGCCCAGAAGTTCCAGTCGAAAATCCTGACCGCCGATAAGAACTGCGAATACGATGAGGTGATTGAGATCAATCTGGACACTCTGGAACCCCATGTGAATGGTCCTTTCACCCCCGATCTGGGACATCCCATCAGCAAGCTGGCGGAGAACTCCAAGAAGAACGGGTACCCCATGGACATTCGTGTTGGTCTGATTGGCTCCTGCACGAACTCCTCGTACGAGGATATGGGCCGTTGTGCCAGCATTGCCAAGGATGCCATGGCTCATGGCATCAAGTCGAAGATCCCTTTCAATGTGACCCCCGGATCAGAGCAGATCCGTGCCACCATTGAGCGTGATGGTATCTCGGAGGTGTTTGACAAGTTCGGCGGCACTGTGCTCGCCAACGCCTGCGGGCCATGCATTGGCCAGTGGGATCGTCAGGATGTGAAGAAGGGCGACAAGAACACCATTGTGACATCGTACAATCGTAACTTTACCGGACGTAACGATGCCAATCCGGCCACCCATTGCTTTGTGACCAGTCCCGAGTTGGTCACCGCCCTCTCGATTGCCGGCCGTCTGGACTTTAACCCATTGACGGATGAGCTTACCGGCTCTGATGGCAAGAAGTTCAAGCTGAAGGCCCCGTTCGGTGATGAGCTGCCCGCCAAGGGCTTCGATCCCGGTCAGGATACCTACACCGCTCCCCCAACA ACTGGCGACAAAGTGTCGGTTGCTGTGGATCCCAAGTCTTcgcgcctgcagctgctggagcccTTTGACAAGTGGAACGGCAGTGATCTGACCGATTTGACTGTACTGATCAAGGTCAAGGGAAAGTGCACCACTGATCACATCTCGGCGGCTGGTCCCTGGCTTAAGTATCGCGGCCATTTGGACAACATCTCCAACAACATGTTCATTGGCGCCACCAATTCCGAGAATAACGAGATGAACAACATCAAGAACCAGCGCAATGGCTCCTGGGGTGGTGTTCCCGATGTGGCACGCGACTACAAGGCCAACAATGTCAAGTGGGTGGCCGTCGGTGATGAGAACTACGGCGAGGGTTCGTCCCGCGAGCATGCCGCGCTGGAGCCACGTCATCTGGGCGGCCGGGCCATCATTGTCAAGTCGTTTGCCCGTATCCACGAGACCAACCTCAAGAAGCAGGGTCTCCTGCCCCTCACCTTTGCCAATGCCGCTGATTACGATAAG ATCCAACCCACGAGCAAGATTTCGCTGCTCAATTTGAAGGGTTTGGCACCTGGCAAGCCCGTCGATTGCGAGATCAAGAACGGCGACAAGGTCGAAAAGATCAAGCTAAATCACACATTGAATGACCTGCAGATTGGATGGTTCAAGGCTGGCAGCGCTCTCAACCGCATGAAGGAGCTGGCCGCCCAATAA